CTTAATTACAACATTATGTTTGAAGACATTCTTGCCTTCCATATAGTAAACTCCATCACGACGCAATATATATGTTGCATCTCCATTTTCATTAATAGCTTTGGTTAAAGCGTTGACCGACGTAATACCATCGTCCGGTTCTACAATAACTACACTCTCAGGATTACTTGGAGAGATTTCCAGATCATTAATATCGAGTATATCTTCATTCTCGCAGCCCACACACAAGAGTGACAATGCGAAAAGTAATCCTATAGCTCTAGAATATATTTTATATAGTTTCATAACTTTAGTGTTTTAGTGGAATAATGTTTATTTAAAGATATCATATTTAAAGCCGATGTATGCAGCCGAACCATAGTATTCAACTCTGGACGGATAGTTCGTTATATCACGACGTTTACGATCGGAAGATTGTGTAAAGTTGGACAAAGTAGCATACAGAGAGAATTGTCTGGTCAAACTATATTTCAACTGCATATCCCATTTCACGAATGGACGCGTAGATTCCACATCAGCTGCATCTTGGCGGTGCTGTTCTGCAATCAATACTCCGTCTTGATAGTTGCAAGATATTCTGCCTGAGAATTTTTTGTAATCATATCCCAAAGAAACGTTGAATAGTAGGGAAGGTTGCTTTAACAACCGGTCTGTATATATAATGTCAGAGTTGGTCGGAAGGAATGGCTTCTCAGTACCTCCGGGAGTAAAATCCGGATTTTTAATTCTTGACTTCAATGTTTCAAAGTAGTTCATTTTAGAGTCCATAAGAGTAAGATTAGCACTGAATACCACACCTTTCATGAAGTTCCTCATTTTGCGGAACTGCAGTTGCAAATCAAATTCCAACCCCTTCAACGTTGCATTATATGGACTATTTAAAGGATAGGTAATGCTACCACCTGACAAACTCATAGGTAAGTCAAAATTAGCAGGATCCGTCACTGTACCATTCAACATATAGGCAGAGCGAGTATAAGTAAAGTTTTTAATATCCTTATAAAATCCACTAATAGTAAACAGTCCATAATCCGGTTGATAGAACGTCAATATAACATCATAATTTCGAGATAAAGCAGGCTTCAAATTAGTACGACTCCATGTTACTTCATTCACATTCGGTTTTATGATTGTTCGTGGAGCAAGCAGATTATAATCAGGTCTTGACAGTGTTTCAGTGTATGCCAGCCTGATGTCCATCCAGTTTGTTGGCTTTACACGCAAATGGATTTGTGGTAGCCAATATCCATATTTGTCGGAATCACTACTCTTTTCATATTCAAACTCATGTTCTTTTTCTTCATTGTCAGGAACATTAGAGCCACTGTATGCATTGTACTTCAGGTGAGAAAAATCATAGCGTACGCCTGGTATAAATGTAACGTACTTGCCAAAATTTATTTCACCCATAATATATCCTGCCCAAAGATTCTCATTCCCATCATAGTCTTTCAGAATTTTTGTAGTAAGGATCTTGCCATATATATCTTGGTTTATATTATAAAAGTTTCTCATGGCATTATGATCTAGTGCAAAATTAATGCATAAGTCCTTATACTTATTGTTTAAAAAATCGTGAGGCTTATAATCAGAATCTAAGAAATCAGTGATACCTATATAGGAATTTTTGAAAGATGATGGAGTTAAATCAGGCATATTCTCGAATACCGGATCAGCTCCTTCAGACAAATCCATACGTCTATACCTACGAGCAGTTTCAAGGCTTCTCTCTTTTTGACGGAACTTTCCACCGATTTTAATGTATCCATTGACCTTTTCGCCGA
The nucleotide sequence above comes from Bacteroides intestinalis DSM 17393. Encoded proteins:
- a CDS encoding TonB-dependent receptor → MKTRLLILLLFLYVGGNLVAQNATITGVVTDSETKDFLIGATVMLKGSNKGTITDANGQYTLFIPKGKQTIQFSFIGYQTQDFDVDLKSNEVKTLNLVMRPDNHMLKEVVISAQAKGQTAAIKSQLNATGIMNAVSEEKLHELPDVNVADAIGRLPGLMIQRDGGEGQKIIIRGLDPKYNSVAINGMNAPSTSSTDRSTDLNMISPDMIAGAEVLKASTADKDADGLGGTVNLIMKDAPRDFKLNVTGETGYHSQINGMGRYKGGIMASNRFFSERLGVIFTASADQTDRSNDTFNAAYKVNGNTPTPGFDYTKPWITGVSLESNLEKRQRFNVNLNMDFDLGKGSKLKMSNLFSRMNRDRDIRQKRYDLEGTRLRFQQTDRNSHNTNITNMLQGEFNVLGATLNLGVGRSSSRTRTPYDHQMQFRLNAPFTADIDALSYQPPYLIANSKFVKEDDLTQYYLYEAIFNTEFAKETEYSAWLDLKKPFSFGEKVNGYIKIGGKFRQKERSLETARRYRRMDLSEGADPVFENMPDLTPSSFKNSYIGITDFLDSDYKPHDFLNNKYKDLCINFALDHNAMRNFYNINQDIYGKILTTKILKDYDGNENLWAGYIMGEINFGKYVTFIPGVRYDFSHLKYNAYSGSNVPDNEEKEHEFEYEKSSDSDKYGYWLPQIHLRVKPTNWMDIRLAYTETLSRPDYNLLAPRTIIKPNVNEVTWSRTNLKPALSRNYDVILTFYQPDYGLFTISGFYKDIKNFTYTRSAYMLNGTVTDPANFDLPMSLSGGSITYPLNSPYNATLKGLEFDLQLQFRKMRNFMKGVVFSANLTLMDSKMNYFETLKSRIKNPDFTPGGTEKPFLPTNSDIIYTDRLLKQPSLLFNVSLGYDYKKFSGRISCNYQDGVLIAEQHRQDAADVESTRPFVKWDMQLKYSLTRQFSLYATLSNFTQSSDRKRRDITNYPSRVEYYGSAAYIGFKYDIFK